From the genome of Mycoplasma putrefaciens KS1, one region includes:
- a CDS encoding MFS cation transporter, which produces MSSLRWDLYIVNPIIIILGLALTHFLFYKNKTSSKKKLFFLELALFWIASIFLIKINNDALVSLDDKNLSLPVMILLSLIGSYVIFLAALSPLSVKLTFFLHRRRLWIWIANGSAILATILGFVIHPSAVSVIFMSILIGIAISAKTIYFLFYNEQFHERLFPILTSMKCGVWIVFSTFIAVEIYSLTLVNNHHFQSFGDAKIILIIALLALLTSLSISILLKENKQKIRRYDDILLDSLQKPDKKTLIWLMLIGFLIGLINALIRSPIFEMYIAAMIKSQDNINQNVLLVLRNHNLLFIGGQMIFGYLFYRFVLDSIGVVKAISLLTAIAMAGLIVMTFVHNVYLILVVSFIFGLLLFVTFYTWFGIALMWNYRVKKTPIIGIYISFACLGFLLPNTVTNILKSKSVALFAIFKNTDAIISATDAQQIKDFVVLNSNAYYVVCSTLFVVIASYLVAVVWLAPRIIAEYHDLTTFKIKIATILRKNLEDKINTRLVIE; this is translated from the coding sequence ATGTCGAGTTTAAGATGAGACTTGTATATAGTCAATCCTATAATTATTATTTTAGGATTAGCCTTGACACATTTTTTATTTTATAAAAATAAAACATCATCAAAAAAGAAACTATTTTTTCTAGAACTGGCTTTATTTTGAATTGCATCGATTTTTTTAATCAAAATCAATAATGATGCTTTAGTTAGTTTAGATGATAAAAATCTTTCACTACCAGTGATGATATTACTTTCACTTATAGGTAGTTATGTAATTTTTTTAGCAGCTTTAAGCCCACTTTCAGTTAAATTAACATTTTTTTTACATAGAAGAAGATTGTGAATTTGAATTGCTAATGGTTCTGCTATTTTAGCGACCATTTTAGGTTTTGTGATTCATCCTAGCGCAGTTAGTGTTATTTTTATGTCTATTTTAATAGGAATAGCTATTTCTGCAAAAACTATTTATTTTCTATTTTATAATGAACAGTTTCATGAAAGATTATTTCCTATTTTAACTTCTATGAAATGTGGAGTTTGAATCGTTTTTTCTACTTTTATTGCAGTTGAAATTTATTCACTAACATTGGTTAATAATCATCATTTCCAGAGCTTTGGTGATGCAAAAATCATCCTTATTATCGCCTTACTAGCTTTATTAACTTCACTATCAATCTCTATTTTATTAAAAGAAAATAAACAAAAAATTAGACGTTATGATGATATTTTATTAGACTCACTACAAAAACCTGACAAAAAAACTCTTATTTGATTGATGCTAATTGGATTTTTAATTGGTCTGATTAATGCTTTAATTAGATCGCCTATCTTTGAAATGTATATTGCAGCGATGATTAAATCACAAGATAATATTAATCAAAATGTGCTATTAGTTTTAAGAAACCATAATTTATTATTCATAGGTGGGCAAATGATTTTTGGATATCTATTTTATAGATTTGTTTTAGATTCAATAGGAGTTGTTAAAGCAATTTCATTACTAACAGCAATTGCTATGGCAGGATTAATAGTTATGACATTTGTTCATAATGTTTATTTAATTTTAGTAGTATCATTTATTTTTGGATTGTTATTGTTTGTAACTTTTTATACTTGATTTGGAATCGCTTTAATGTGAAACTATCGTGTTAAAAAAACACCAATTATTGGAATTTATATAAGCTTTGCTTGTCTAGGGTTTTTACTTCCTAATACAGTTACTAATATTTTAAAAAGTAAAAGTGTTGCTTTATTTGCAATATTTAAAAATACTGATGCCATAATTAGTGCAACTGACGCTCAACAAATTAAAGACTTTGTCGTTTTAAACAGTAATGCATATTATGTAGTTTGCTCGACTCTATTTGTTGTTATTGCAAGCTATTTAGTAGCAGTTGTTTGATTAGCGCCTAGAATCATTGCTGAATATCATGATCTAACGACTTTTAAAATTAAAATAGCGACCATTTTAAGAAAGAATCTTGAAGATAAAATTAACACTAGATTGGTAATAGAATAA
- the scpB gene encoding SMC-Scp complex subunit ScpB, whose protein sequence is MNNIKAIIEGLLFIYGDEGISLVEIQNVLESIKPNEIKQAIIDLNKKYLADEDSALSIQVFAKNKYRMQTKPELHSYFAKLEKFQENRKLSRSTIEVLSIVAYKGPISKSEIDNLRNSDSAYQMYKLREKKLIKAIKKDPVTRANLYTITDNFFKIFNLEKGLEELPSISDQEIQEIIDQQTKQDNENQDLFGQVEDFDLDH, encoded by the coding sequence ATGAACAACATTAAAGCTATTATCGAAGGATTATTATTTATTTATGGTGATGAAGGTATTTCATTAGTTGAAATTCAAAATGTCTTAGAATCAATTAAACCAAATGAAATTAAACAAGCAATTATTGATTTGAATAAAAAATATCTAGCTGATGAAGATAGTGCTTTATCCATTCAAGTTTTTGCTAAAAATAAATACCGCATGCAGACAAAACCAGAATTACATTCTTATTTTGCTAAATTAGAAAAATTTCAAGAAAATAGAAAATTGTCTAGATCAACTATTGAAGTTCTATCTATTGTTGCATATAAAGGACCAATTTCTAAATCTGAAATTGACAATTTAAGAAATAGCGACTCAGCTTATCAAATGTACAAATTAAGAGAAAAAAAATTAATTAAAGCAATTAAAAAAGACCCAGTTACAAGAGCAAACTTATATACTATCACTGATAATTTTTTTAAAATTTTTAACTTAGAAAAGGGTCTTGAAGAATTACCATCAATTTCAGATCAAGAAATTCAAGAAATTATTGATCAGCAAACAAAACAAGACAATGAAAACCAAGACTTATTTGGTCAAGTTGAAGATTTTGATTTAGATCATTAG
- a CDS encoding segregation and condensation protein A, with protein sequence MKHWTEVTIDQFSGPIELLWTMIKEKKISIVKLSLIEILDQYLEYIRQNQELDIEIASEYLTIAAQLIELKSRYLLPVVEVESATDELEFDELVNRIEQYDQIKNMANFFVESQNLYFTTLSKKKSKQNFSKELAFNSEEVLLDPLDIDLDKFTEIFRSVISKSKINDYYDDFDFENEIYQTLTTQAISPQQIANEIIAKMKTSRVKVWTLYELLEGMNLNNKNLISCFLAVLDLVRYQIMTISEHENDILIGFRKEVVQDESIIIKQLQAWESEVQYEQH encoded by the coding sequence ATGAAGCATTGAACTGAAGTTACTATCGATCAATTTTCAGGTCCTATTGAATTGTTATGAACAATGATCAAAGAAAAAAAGATCAGTATTGTTAAATTAAGTTTAATAGAAATATTAGATCAATATTTAGAATATATTAGACAAAATCAGGAATTAGATATTGAAATAGCTAGTGAATATTTGACAATTGCAGCACAACTGATTGAGTTAAAATCACGTTATTTATTACCAGTTGTTGAAGTTGAATCAGCAACTGATGAACTTGAATTCGATGAATTGGTTAATCGTATTGAACAATATGATCAAATTAAAAACATGGCCAACTTTTTTGTTGAAAGTCAAAATTTATATTTTACTACCTTATCTAAAAAAAAATCTAAACAAAACTTTAGTAAGGAATTAGCCTTTAATAGTGAAGAAGTTTTATTAGATCCTTTAGATATTGATTTAGATAAATTTACTGAAATTTTTAGATCAGTTATTAGTAAGTCAAAGATCAATGATTATTATGATGATTTTGACTTTGAAAATGAAATTTATCAGACACTAACTACTCAAGCGATCTCACCTCAACAAATAGCAAATGAAATTATCGCCAAAATGAAAACTAGTAGAGTTAAAGTTTGAACACTTTATGAGTTATTAGAAGGTATGAATTTAAATAATAAGAATTTAATTAGTTGTTTTTTAGCTGTGTTAGATCTTGTTAGATATCAAATCATGACTATTAGTGAACATGAAAATGATATTTTAATAGGTTTTAGAAAAGAAGTTGTTCAAGATGAAAGTATCATTATTAAACAACTCCAAGCATGAGAAAGCGAGGTACAGTATGAACAACATTAA
- the cypl gene encoding ABC transporter thiamine pyrophosphate-binding lipoprotein p37/Cypl, which yields MNKNNLKIMITMSVAVGVGSTLTLVSACNTRFAPSWDDTITITNGWINPGFSGTEKEEDFIKLLENKFNGLKNQNKATRKYKDVKFQIKGDGDKKAFLENLKANDKKNNVYIANYTYYKNFWDSANQKINHREVDQVKLVAQTSTLKFKWQSNFNDNDFYKKDNGQTLMQQAEANNKIWVDDVGAEYPDWYKQEKEQKLNFDGSKYTNFYDQNNKLTYVYRGAILISGNKTNREKIKSQWEKKEYENFIKNGIVYEKSTSAGQYSYQVALMARHFGKSVETVKHDLEVNESYKKYIFKGKGNGPDAQLGKKAKLDSQDFYPSIGFVDDGVYNWTHSTEKSTLFKPTEFKSEKGIKDDNNVVIRTLILTNPAPYDLVLARKGMLDEQVKLLTETLTSLSVEQNTYGIYTGYNKFNTLDKTLLEKMVKLQVQAETTQDLATDIPDANKK from the coding sequence ATGAATAAGAATAATTTAAAAATTATGATAACTATGTCAGTAGCAGTTGGTGTTGGATCAACTTTGACTTTAGTTAGTGCATGTAATACAAGATTTGCTCCTAGTTGAGATGATACTATTACAATTACAAACGGTTGAATTAATCCTGGATTTTCAGGTACAGAAAAAGAAGAAGATTTTATTAAGTTATTAGAAAATAAATTTAATGGCCTAAAAAATCAGAACAAAGCTACCAGAAAATATAAGGATGTAAAATTTCAAATTAAAGGTGATGGAGATAAAAAAGCTTTTTTAGAAAATTTAAAAGCTAATGACAAAAAAAATAATGTTTATATCGCAAATTATACGTACTATAAAAATTTTTGAGATAGTGCTAATCAAAAAATAAATCATAGAGAAGTTGATCAAGTTAAACTGGTTGCTCAAACAAGTACTTTAAAATTTAAGTGACAGTCTAATTTTAACGATAATGACTTTTATAAAAAAGATAACGGTCAAACTCTAATGCAGCAAGCAGAAGCTAATAATAAAATATGAGTTGATGATGTTGGAGCAGAATACCCAGATTGATATAAACAAGAAAAAGAGCAAAAATTGAATTTTGATGGCTCAAAATATACAAATTTCTATGACCAGAATAACAAATTAACTTATGTTTATCGTGGGGCAATTTTAATTTCTGGTAATAAGACAAATCGTGAAAAAATCAAAAGTCAATGAGAAAAGAAAGAATACGAAAATTTTATAAAAAATGGTATTGTTTACGAAAAATCAACAAGTGCAGGTCAATATTCATATCAAGTCGCTTTAATGGCTCGCCATTTTGGAAAGTCTGTTGAAACAGTTAAACATGATTTAGAAGTAAACGAAAGCTATAAAAAATACATTTTTAAAGGCAAAGGTAATGGTCCTGATGCTCAGCTAGGTAAAAAAGCTAAATTAGATAGTCAAGACTTCTATCCTTCAATTGGTTTTGTTGATGATGGAGTTTATAACTGAACCCATTCTACAGAAAAAAGCACTTTATTTAAACCAACAGAATTCAAATCAGAAAAGGGTATAAAAGATGATAATAATGTTGTTATAAGAACACTAATTCTAACAAATCCTGCTCCTTACGATCTAGTTTTAGCTAGAAAAGGAATGTTAGATGAACAAGTAAAACTTCTTACAGAAACTTTAACTTCTCTTTCTGTTGAACAAAACACATATGGTATTTATACAGGATATAACAAGTTCAATACTTTAGATAAAACACTATTAGAAAAAATGGTGAAATTACAAGTGCAAGCAGAAACAACTCAAGATTTAGCAACAGATATACCTGATGCAAACAAAAAATAA
- a CDS encoding DUF2130 domain-containing protein: protein MSDIKFKILNKHSIELLEDAKKSSVIDLSKAQEIDLSVVLEQINLKKDQVYLNKLEEAKKKWNLTAELEKTKYQQQLAEQYQKETEQKIQQISELQAANQTLVNQIEQNKQQLSEKLANQIKIIKLEQQARIVELENKLANLELIQENQILQLTSKKDEQINNLKKDLELITREKLTKNIKLIGEELENYCLNEFNKISTFAFQTSDLSKDNQAIKIDGESKATKGDFIFKVYAEPEKQNLLLSVMCEMKSEQLNSQNKKKNSDHYKKLDDDRNKKNLDYALLVSELEYETSDSLIYRVSDYKNMFVVRPMYFITMLGVLETIALKYKDLKLNRLQQELSFKEKQDILNEFEEFKNNLLDNALKNITNKVNEISKSAENIKKEATKILEATELVINKHLNTVKNKIIGFKIEKKIVDKI, encoded by the coding sequence ATGTCAGATATTAAATTTAAGATCCTAAACAAACATTCTATTGAATTACTTGAAGATGCTAAAAAGTCAAGTGTGATAGATTTATCAAAAGCTCAAGAAATTGACTTAAGTGTCGTTTTAGAACAAATTAATTTAAAAAAAGACCAAGTTTATTTAAATAAATTAGAAGAAGCCAAAAAGAAGTGAAATTTAACTGCTGAACTTGAAAAAACAAAATATCAACAACAATTAGCTGAACAATATCAAAAAGAGACTGAGCAAAAAATTCAACAAATCTCAGAATTGCAAGCAGCTAATCAAACACTGGTTAACCAAATAGAACAAAACAAACAACAATTAAGCGAAAAACTAGCTAATCAAATAAAAATTATTAAACTTGAGCAACAAGCTAGAATAGTTGAACTAGAAAACAAACTAGCTAACTTAGAATTGATTCAAGAAAACCAAATTTTACAATTAACTAGTAAAAAAGATGAACAAATTAATAATTTGAAAAAAGATCTAGAACTTATAACAAGAGAAAAATTAACTAAAAATATTAAACTAATTGGTGAAGAATTAGAAAATTATTGTCTAAATGAATTCAACAAAATTTCAACTTTTGCTTTTCAAACTTCAGATTTATCAAAAGATAATCAAGCAATTAAAATTGATGGCGAATCTAAAGCAACTAAAGGTGATTTTATTTTTAAAGTTTATGCTGAACCTGAAAAACAAAATTTATTATTAAGTGTCATGTGTGAAATGAAATCAGAACAACTAAATTCACAAAATAAAAAGAAAAATAGTGATCATTACAAAAAACTAGATGATGATCGAAACAAAAAGAATCTAGATTATGCTTTATTAGTAAGTGAATTAGAATATGAAACTAGTGATAGTTTAATTTATCGAGTTAGTGATTATAAAAATATGTTTGTTGTTAGACCGATGTATTTTATTACTATGTTAGGTGTTTTAGAAACTATTGCACTAAAATACAAAGATCTTAAATTAAATAGACTACAACAAGAATTATCATTTAAAGAAAAACAAGATATTTTAAATGAGTTTGAAGAGTTTAAAAATAATTTATTAGATAATGCTTTAAAAAATATTACTAATAAAGTTAATGAAATCAGTAAGTCCGCTGAAAATATAAAAAAAGAAGCAACTAAAATTTTAGAAGCTACTGAATTAGTAATTAATAAGCATTTAAATACTGTTAAAAATAAAATTATAGGATTTAAAATTGAAAAGAAGATTGTAGATAAAATTTAA
- a CDS encoding BspA family leucine-rich repeat surface protein: MKMAKKDIKDNQQKKKTKKKYLAGLAGLLLGAGIITGGTIGGIKSKKRATRRNKKTTIDLDQAINQQFRYIPTTYTENQKVVIDHINKIINKLNNYKKPVNIKINDLELIFSKETNSVKIVAKPNHKKYKGQVELEFRSKIRISDLIANINIADKFETKPDKETVIKVIKEQNPELQDFDFENNLMIEITDDKIIITPISDNYQDKIEIKLDLKDRSEISKPESDETPIYTDITQTELKEIGYFKNSAGQYQIKPIPITVKKVPDKLPDFITNLKGAFEGNVNQNISGLENWDTSNVTNMIDMFKDAKNFNQPLDNFKTSNLVDMGRMFSGASAFNQDISSWNTSRVQNMGELFKNASAFNQDISAWDTSRVTDMNSMFNGASAFNQNLSEWDVNKVIYWKDFNKNAHYQFKDKKIPEKFTTISR; the protein is encoded by the coding sequence ATGAAGATGGCTAAGAAAGATATTAAAGATAACCAACAAAAAAAGAAGACTAAAAAGAAATATCTAGCTGGACTAGCAGGGTTATTACTTGGAGCCGGAATAATCACAGGTGGCACTATAGGGGGAATCAAAAGTAAGAAAAGAGCTACTAGAAGAAATAAAAAAACTACTATTGATCTTGATCAAGCAATTAACCAACAATTTCGTTATATTCCAACTACTTATACTGAAAATCAAAAAGTTGTTATAGATCACATTAACAAGATAATCAATAAATTAAATAATTATAAAAAACCTGTAAATATTAAGATTAATGATCTTGAACTGATTTTTTCAAAAGAAACTAATAGTGTCAAAATTGTGGCAAAACCAAATCATAAAAAATATAAAGGTCAAGTAGAATTAGAATTTAGATCTAAAATTAGAATTTCTGATTTAATTGCTAACATCAATATAGCTGATAAGTTTGAAACAAAACCAGATAAAGAAACAGTTATTAAAGTAATTAAAGAACAAAATCCAGAATTACAAGATTTTGACTTTGAAAATAATTTAATGATCGAAATAACAGACGATAAAATTATTATTACTCCAATTTCAGATAACTATCAAGATAAAATTGAAATTAAACTTGATCTTAAAGACAGATCTGAAATTTCAAAACCAGAAAGTGATGAAACTCCAATTTATACTGATATTACTCAAACAGAACTTAAAGAAATTGGTTATTTTAAAAATAGTGCTGGTCAATACCAAATTAAACCAATACCAATAACTGTTAAAAAGGTTCCTGATAAATTACCAGACTTTATAACAAATTTAAAAGGTGCTTTTGAAGGAAATGTAAATCAAAACATATCTGGACTAGAAAACTGAGATACTTCTAATGTAACAAATATGATTGATATGTTTAAAGATGCTAAAAACTTTAACCAACCTTTAGATAATTTTAAAACTTCAAACCTAGTTGATATGGGTAGAATGTTTTCTGGAGCTAGTGCTTTTAATCAAGATATTTCAAGCTGAAACACTTCAAGAGTACAAAATATGGGTGAATTATTTAAAAATGCCAGTGCCTTTAATCAAGATATTTCTGCTTGAGATACTTCAAGAGTAACTGATATGAATAGTATGTTTAACGGAGCTAGTGCTTTTAATCAAAACCTTTCAGAATGAGATGTCAACAAAGTTATTTACTGAAAAGACTTTAATAAAAATGCACACTATCAATTTAAAGATAAAAAAATTCCAGAAAAATTTACTACCATTTCTAGATAA
- a CDS encoding ECF transporter S component gives MQKINTPKDLVSENDCLIVDSTEQKDHNHLSADHYHGVHHIDKYGNHDDVETADFELRSVFQFSKRKLIFKIVLTGIFLALTSAVGALDILLESIHIPVGGDQVWIETRFLDITVVCISIATLGPIFASLVGFLSPIIHNLIHGMEHGWIQPPIQAVEYVIIVWLVFLIFNVLFKNSPIHKDQDPKVANFKRWAPLPIMVVLSALIATLGLALALYIQSLLPHGSHSHNHDHNHGTGEQLEWNNVNIFIMLAVFGWNCLRFFIALSLFTVIEWKMRPINHRYR, from the coding sequence ATGCAAAAGATAAACACACCAAAAGATCTAGTATCTGAAAATGATTGTTTAATAGTTGACTCAACAGAACAAAAAGATCACAACCACTTAAGTGCAGATCATTACCACGGTGTTCATCATATCGATAAATATGGAAATCATGATGATGTTGAAACAGCAGATTTTGAGCTAAGATCCGTCTTTCAATTTTCAAAGAGAAAGTTAATTTTTAAAATCGTGCTAACTGGAATATTTCTTGCATTAACTAGTGCGGTGGGTGCATTAGATATTTTATTAGAATCTATTCATATTCCGGTTGGTGGAGATCAAGTGTGAATTGAAACTAGATTTTTAGATATTACTGTTGTATGTATTTCGATTGCTACACTAGGTCCGATATTTGCTAGTTTAGTTGGTTTTTTAAGTCCGATTATTCACAATTTAATTCATGGTATGGAGCATGGTTGAATTCAACCACCAATTCAAGCAGTTGAATATGTCATTATAGTTTGATTAGTATTTTTAATTTTTAATGTGTTATTTAAAAATTCTCCAATTCATAAAGATCAGGATCCAAAAGTTGCAAACTTTAAAAGATGAGCACCTTTACCAATTATGGTAGTTTTAAGCGCTTTAATTGCCACACTTGGTTTAGCTCTTGCTTTATACATTCAATCCTTACTACCACATGGTTCGCATTCACATAATCATGATCATAATCATGGAACTGGAGAACAGTTAGAGTGAAATAATGTCAACATCTTTATTATGCTGGCTGTTTTTGGTTGAAACTGTTTAAGATTTTTTATAGCACTATCATTATTTACTGTTATTGAGTGAAAAATGAGACCTATTAACCACAGATATCGTTAA
- a CDS encoding ATP-binding protein, with protein sequence MVRETLVNALTHRDYSITGLQIDVDIYDDRIEITSPGGMFDETNIQEVPTWAVVSWRRNEIFEE encoded by the coding sequence GTGGTTAGAGAAACTTTAGTAAACGCATTAACTCACCGTGACTATTCTATTACTGGTTTACAAATTGATGTAGATATTTATGATGATAGAATTGAAATTACGTCACCGGGAGGCATGTTTGATGAGACAAATATCCAAGAAGTTCCAACGTGAGCTGTTGTTTCATGAAGAAGAAATGAAATTTTTGAAGAATAA
- a CDS encoding inorganic diphosphatase encodes MSKNNVIDMIVEIPKGSSNKYEVDEKTKRIKLDRVLYGANFYPGEYGMIENTLDWDGDPLDVISLCTYPTLPGVEVSVRILGSIKMIDAGEIDTKLFGVFNDDPRFKDYQTLNDVPKHYRDEIENFFLQYKALQNKVVKINGWGSLEEALEEVKECQQRYQEYKDRLAKGEKDQILAEWKAQGLGQA; translated from the coding sequence ATGTCAAAAAATAACGTAATTGATATGATAGTTGAAATTCCTAAAGGTTCATCAAATAAGTATGAAGTTGATGAAAAAACCAAAAGAATTAAATTAGATCGTGTTTTGTATGGGGCAAATTTCTATCCAGGTGAATATGGAATGATTGAAAATACTTTAGACTGAGATGGAGATCCATTAGATGTTATTTCATTGTGTACTTATCCAACTTTACCAGGTGTTGAAGTTAGTGTTAGAATTTTAGGTTCAATTAAAATGATTGATGCTGGAGAAATTGATACTAAATTATTTGGTGTATTTAATGATGATCCAAGATTTAAAGACTATCAAACTTTAAATGATGTTCCTAAACATTACCGTGATGAAATTGAAAACTTCTTTTTACAATATAAAGCACTACAAAATAAAGTTGTCAAAATTAATGGATGAGGTAGTTTAGAAGAAGCTTTAGAAGAAGTTAAAGAATGTCAACAAAGATATCAAGAATATAAAGATCGTTTAGCTAAAGGAGAAAAAGACCAAATTTTAGCTGAATGAAAAGCACAAGGTCTAGGTCAAGCTTAA
- a CDS encoding PTS sugar transporter subunit IIA produces the protein MLFKKELIDYIDKKVDSWEQGVEIASQLLIQNGYVDNSYPKEIIKITKQNGPYYIVAPKIALLHLTPKPEWKENVISLTVFKEPIIFKNESRYHVNFCLALLAKDNSSHIDILQKFALLFNNQEFIEQLEKIKNKKDLELVLEKYDK, from the coding sequence ATGTTATTTAAAAAAGAACTTATTGATTATATAGACAAAAAAGTTGATTCTTGAGAACAAGGAGTCGAAATAGCTAGTCAACTATTAATACAAAATGGGTATGTTGATAACTCATATCCAAAAGAAATAATAAAAATTACTAAGCAAAATGGTCCTTATTATATTGTTGCACCAAAAATTGCTTTACTTCATTTAACACCCAAACCAGAGTGAAAAGAAAATGTTATTAGTTTAACTGTCTTTAAAGAACCTATTATTTTTAAAAATGAGAGTCGTTATCATGTTAATTTTTGTTTAGCATTACTTGCAAAAGATAATTCAAGTCATATTGATATTTTGCAAAAATTTGCACTATTATTTAATAATCAAGAATTTATTGAGCAACTAGAAAAAATAAAAAATAAAAAGGACTTAGAGTTAGTTTTAGAAAAATACGATAAATAA
- a CDS encoding PTS ascorbate-specific subunit IIBC, giving the protein MNFGNYVVNFFTQFISTPAILIALFAFVGCLLQRKKFSETIVSTIKTAVGFLIIGGGAGVIAGAIDKLGRAFTLLFSRTGAIAYNDVIPGLLLNTSNVFLTGSLIMITAMVLNIVLARITKFKYIYLTGHVLFYFSVMFAATMHIAGLNLSNTANIVSVVISGGLVVSIYMVLSPVLLNKHVIRITNNEKIALGHTGALGYWLSGAIGSGLAKISKKPYRSTEEINFPKGLNFLRNTNVAIGITMLVIYLIIYFTTLGVKGYQAMITAGVIKKDDDVFVQGLLQAFTFAAGVEIILIGVRMFIAEIIPSFQGISKKLVPDAKPALDCPTVYPYAPNAVIIGFISSFVAGIIVMGITILITSINGVDSKRWVIILPSIVPHFFVGATCGVFGNSKGGIKGAVIGSFINGLIISFVPFLFLGLQMIPTISENGQQVAWGDGDFLLGLPFGIITKLSGAKIAVWLIPVISVVLWALLPVLSLFKKKQKANDSQKSDLVQKEQSEVTLDSHNQVLTTKYDLKKQNKLVAVCGQGLGSSLLIEMNLKNVVKQLGLDIQVTHTNLNSFDATDDSILAVVCGSDLENSIDFDRKIVLENLLDQKQAEEKIREFLR; this is encoded by the coding sequence ATGAATTTTGGAAATTACGTTGTTAATTTTTTCACACAATTCATTAGTACACCAGCCATATTAATTGCATTATTTGCATTTGTTGGTTGTTTGTTACAAAGAAAAAAGTTTTCTGAAACCATTGTTTCAACAATTAAAACAGCTGTAGGATTTCTAATTATTGGTGGAGGAGCTGGAGTAATTGCTGGAGCTATTGATAAATTAGGAAGAGCATTCACATTATTATTTAGTAGAACTGGGGCAATAGCTTATAATGATGTAATTCCGGGTTTATTACTTAATACATCAAATGTTTTTCTAACAGGATCATTAATTATGATTACTGCAATGGTTTTAAATATAGTTTTAGCAAGAATCACTAAGTTTAAATATATTTATTTAACCGGACACGTGTTATTTTACTTTTCAGTGATGTTTGCAGCTACTATGCATATTGCGGGTTTAAATTTATCAAACACAGCAAACATAGTTTCAGTTGTTATTTCAGGTGGATTAGTAGTTTCAATTTATATGGTACTAAGTCCGGTTTTACTAAATAAACACGTTATTAGAATTACAAATAATGAAAAAATCGCTTTAGGTCATACTGGAGCTTTAGGATATTGACTATCTGGAGCAATCGGTTCAGGATTAGCAAAAATTAGTAAAAAACCATACCGTTCAACTGAAGAAATTAATTTCCCTAAAGGATTAAATTTTTTAAGAAATACTAATGTTGCTATTGGTATTACAATGTTAGTAATTTATTTGATCATCTATTTTACAACTCTTGGAGTTAAAGGTTATCAAGCAATGATCACTGCGGGAGTAATTAAAAAAGATGATGATGTCTTTGTTCAAGGATTATTACAAGCATTTACATTCGCTGCAGGTGTAGAAATTATTTTAATTGGAGTGAGAATGTTTATTGCTGAAATTATTCCATCATTTCAAGGAATTTCTAAAAAATTAGTCCCTGATGCTAAACCTGCTTTAGATTGTCCAACTGTCTATCCATACGCACCAAACGCAGTAATAATTGGATTTATTTCTTCATTTGTTGCAGGAATCATTGTGATGGGAATTACTATTTTAATTACAAGTATAAATGGTGTTGACTCAAAAAGATGAGTGATTATTCTTCCAAGTATCGTACCGCACTTTTTTGTAGGAGCAACTTGTGGAGTGTTTGGAAATTCTAAAGGTGGAATTAAAGGAGCTGTAATTGGTTCATTTATTAACGGATTAATCATTTCATTTGTACCATTCCTATTTTTAGGTTTACAAATGATTCCAACTATTTCTGAAAATGGTCAACAAGTAGCTTGAGGTGATGGTGACTTTTTATTAGGTTTACCATTTGGAATTATCACAAAACTATCAGGAGCTAAAATCGCTGTTTGATTGATTCCAGTGATAAGTGTTGTTTTATGAGCTTTACTACCAGTATTAAGTTTGTTTAAGAAAAAACAAAAAGCAAATGACAGCCAAAAATCTGATCTTGTACAAAAAGAACAATCAGAAGTAACTTTAGATTCTCATAATCAAGTATTAACTACAAAATATGATCTTAAAAAACAAAATAAACTTGTAGCTGTTTGTGGTCAAGGTTTAGGTTCATCATTACTAATTGAAATGAATTTAAAAAATGTTGTTAAACAATTAGGATTAG